One Natator depressus isolate rNatDep1 chromosome 3, rNatDep2.hap1, whole genome shotgun sequence DNA segment encodes these proteins:
- the CLDN20 gene encoding claudin-20 gives MASAGLQFFAFILALLGVFGAITATLLPNWKVNADVGSNIITAITQMQGLWMDCTWYSTGMFSCTLKYSVLSLPVYIQAARTTMVLSCILSAFGICISTVGMKCTKLGGDRDTKSYTSFAGGVCFILAGIFELIPTSWYTREIISNFLDPTVPESSKNEPGGAVYIGFISAGLLFIAGVIFCTSCFKKQQGAWIYPTKQQQFPATQQENNVGYNLKDYV, from the coding sequence ATGGCATCAGCAGGTCTACAGTTCTTTGCTTTTATTCTAGCTTTGTTGGGTGTTTTCGGCGCCATCACAGCCACCTTACTGCCCAACTGGAAAGTAAATGCAGACGTGGGTTCAAATATCATAACAGCTATAACACAGATGCAAGGGCTCTGGATGGACTGCACATGGTACAGCACCGGGATGTTTAGCTGCACTCTGAAATATTCAGTCCTATCCCTCCCTGTCTATATCCAGGCTGCACGGACGACCATGGTCCTATCTTGCATCCTATCAGCTTTTGGGATCTGCATCTCCACAGTAGGAATGAAGTGCACAAAGTtgggaggggacagggacacCAAAAGCTACACTTCTTTTGCTGGAGGGGTCTGCTTCATCCTTGCAGGAATCTTTGAGTTGATACCAACATCCTGGTATACAAGAGAGATAATTTCAAATTTTCTGGACCCAACAGTCCCAGAGAGCAGTAAAAATGAACCAGGAGGAGCTGTTTATATTGGATTCATTTCAGCAGGACTTCTGTTCATTGCAGGTGTGATCTTCTGCACTTCCTGttttaaaaagcagcagggaGCATGGATTTACCCTACTAAGCAACAACAGTTCCCAGCCACACAGCAAGAGAACAATGTAGGCTACAACCTGAAGGACTATGTGTAA